The following are encoded in a window of Salinibacter ruber DSM 13855 genomic DNA:
- the trxB gene encoding thioredoxin-disulfide reductase yields MPAPFARSVLTFSTALMHENGALANGNQTNGHQHPDLAAFEDVDFSEAEMRDVVVIGTGPAGWTAALYTARADLSPLIFMGPEPGGQLTTTTDVENYPGFPEGLMGPEMMDRFQDQAERFGTESRYGTVTHVDFRERPFRLLIDGETPVYAQTAIISTGASARYLGLENEQRLIGKGVSACATCDGSFFRGETVAVVGGGDSAMEESTFLTKFAEKVYVLHRREELRASEIMQQRAFENDKIEFVWNTEVIDVLGESAVEGIEVINNETGETRLMGDVTGFFLAIGHTPNTGPFEGWVQMDETGYIQTEGASTYTDVPGVFACGDAQDSTYRQAVTAAGTGCKAAIDAERWLSEHGAAEAPRADANRQPVEA; encoded by the coding sequence GTGCCCGCTCCATTCGCCCGCTCAGTTCTTACATTCAGCACTGCCCTTATGCACGAGAACGGAGCCCTCGCGAACGGAAATCAGACGAATGGACACCAGCATCCAGACCTTGCGGCGTTCGAGGACGTCGACTTTTCGGAGGCGGAGATGCGGGACGTCGTCGTGATCGGGACCGGTCCGGCCGGCTGGACGGCGGCCCTCTACACGGCGCGGGCCGACCTAAGTCCCCTCATCTTCATGGGCCCGGAGCCCGGCGGCCAGCTCACCACGACGACCGACGTGGAAAACTACCCCGGCTTTCCCGAGGGGCTGATGGGGCCGGAGATGATGGACCGCTTCCAGGACCAGGCCGAACGGTTCGGGACCGAATCCCGCTACGGGACCGTCACGCACGTGGACTTCCGGGAGCGCCCGTTCCGGCTCCTGATTGACGGGGAAACCCCGGTCTACGCCCAGACCGCCATCATCTCGACCGGCGCATCGGCCCGGTACCTGGGGCTGGAGAACGAGCAGCGCCTCATCGGGAAGGGCGTAAGCGCCTGCGCGACCTGCGACGGCTCCTTCTTCCGCGGGGAGACGGTGGCGGTGGTCGGCGGCGGCGACAGCGCCATGGAGGAGTCGACCTTCCTCACGAAGTTTGCCGAGAAGGTCTACGTGCTCCACCGGCGGGAGGAGCTGCGCGCCTCGGAGATTATGCAGCAGCGGGCCTTCGAGAACGACAAGATCGAGTTCGTCTGGAATACGGAGGTCATCGACGTACTCGGCGAAAGCGCGGTCGAGGGCATCGAGGTGATCAACAACGAGACCGGGGAGACGCGCTTGATGGGCGACGTGACCGGCTTTTTCCTCGCCATCGGCCACACGCCCAACACCGGGCCGTTTGAGGGCTGGGTCCAGATGGACGAGACCGGCTACATCCAGACCGAGGGCGCGTCCACCTACACCGACGTGCCGGGCGTCTTCGCCTGTGGCGATGCCCAGGACAGCACGTACCGGCAGGCCGTGACGGCGGCGGGGACCGGCTGCAAGGCCGCCATCGACGCCGAGCGGTGGCTCAGCGAGCACGGCGCGGCCGAGGCCCCACGCGCCGACGCCAACCGGCAGCCCGTGGAAGCGTAA
- a CDS encoding tetratricopeptide repeat protein, with amino-acid sequence MLLCLCTAPSSAQAQLDIPDVQGPSGASQVEAGVELLREGRPADAAALLRSALDADSALVSPAHGAAAYWLGRAYQQADQPEKARSAWRTGLRTLWNVGRFDARLADAYLRRLTPEQLRGERLYAVDVYRSLLGRVGTDTSEAMRSLSRRRVAQMAPLMADSALARVIQQDRSTAPAEWTFEPDAGAALVEWWRGLDPLPATDANERLEEHLTRLVRVRQNFACAERVSAIDDRGLVHLRLGSPYKQRSLNYEDGEFFKEVYRFGVNVPPSSFPKSEIWLYTHIDESGFYLFAEESTSDCFRQAKANELMPRYLTRQRADTERGLNIAYSALMAMRAIYRELALFHINFSTRYSKIANYASWQEMQATAARAAERSGGGSGSAGQRSTKVGAGVGQTRRVFSNPSMGYDYPTRFVSRMVTRAEREDREAVERREEAMPRQHTALLDETARLPVSVRTARFLDPDGTTRTEVYWGVPADRLRLGEAGAPASSLIAVSAAQYDDEHRLLQRTRGRYPVEVQTGTDTRMIVPSPLTLEGATGRYHLGLQWGQYQLWASDSPSEGKRMGPKRRVATARVDSLEPLRAEGPGVEMSDVKVLTLPDTSAQSLARPAEQATPYPFRTLTGDTPLLLSFELYHLAYGADDRTRYSIAYEAKGETKRGWTKLFRGTDTQRTSTEMTMAGTDRRTTEAILLDLSEIQRDEPQDVRVTVRVTDEVTGATVSRDIEFVLRPRAAEGTQ; translated from the coding sequence ATGCTTCTGTGCCTGTGCACGGCCCCTTCCTCCGCACAGGCCCAACTTGACATTCCCGACGTCCAGGGGCCCTCCGGCGCGTCCCAGGTCGAGGCGGGGGTCGAGCTGCTCCGTGAGGGGCGGCCCGCGGACGCAGCCGCCCTCCTGCGGTCGGCACTGGACGCTGATTCCGCGCTTGTCTCCCCGGCCCATGGCGCCGCCGCGTACTGGTTGGGCAGGGCCTATCAGCAGGCCGACCAGCCGGAGAAGGCGCGGTCGGCGTGGCGCACAGGGCTCCGGACGCTCTGGAACGTTGGGCGGTTCGACGCCCGTCTCGCCGATGCGTACCTGCGCAGGCTCACCCCCGAGCAGCTTCGGGGCGAGCGGCTCTACGCGGTGGACGTCTACCGGTCCCTTCTCGGCCGGGTCGGCACCGACACGTCGGAGGCCATGCGGTCCCTCTCGCGCCGGCGGGTGGCGCAGATGGCCCCCCTCATGGCCGACTCCGCACTGGCCCGCGTCATTCAGCAGGACCGCTCCACGGCCCCTGCGGAATGGACCTTCGAACCCGACGCCGGGGCGGCCCTCGTGGAGTGGTGGCGCGGGCTCGATCCCCTTCCGGCTACCGACGCGAACGAGCGCCTGGAGGAACACCTCACCCGCCTCGTTCGGGTGCGTCAGAACTTCGCATGTGCCGAGCGGGTCAGCGCGATCGACGATCGGGGGCTCGTGCACCTCCGGCTTGGAAGCCCCTACAAGCAGCGATCCCTCAACTACGAGGACGGCGAGTTCTTCAAAGAGGTCTACCGCTTCGGGGTGAACGTTCCTCCGTCCAGCTTCCCGAAGAGCGAGATCTGGCTGTATACCCACATCGACGAGTCCGGCTTCTACCTGTTCGCCGAAGAAAGCACGTCGGATTGCTTCCGGCAGGCGAAGGCCAACGAGCTCATGCCGCGGTACCTGACCCGGCAGCGCGCAGACACGGAGCGGGGGCTCAATATTGCCTACTCGGCCCTCATGGCCATGCGGGCCATCTACCGGGAGCTGGCCCTGTTCCATATCAACTTCAGCACGCGATACTCGAAGATCGCCAACTACGCGAGCTGGCAAGAGATGCAGGCGACGGCCGCGAGGGCGGCCGAGCGCTCCGGCGGCGGGTCCGGCTCGGCCGGCCAGCGGTCGACGAAAGTGGGAGCGGGCGTCGGGCAGACCCGGCGGGTCTTCTCGAATCCGTCGATGGGCTACGACTACCCGACCCGGTTCGTCTCCCGCATGGTGACGCGGGCCGAGCGCGAAGACCGGGAGGCCGTGGAGCGGCGCGAGGAGGCGATGCCTCGTCAGCACACCGCCCTGCTCGATGAGACCGCGCGGCTGCCCGTATCGGTGCGGACGGCGCGGTTCCTCGATCCGGACGGCACGACCCGGACGGAGGTCTACTGGGGCGTGCCGGCCGATCGGCTGCGGCTGGGCGAGGCCGGCGCCCCCGCGTCGTCCCTGATCGCCGTCTCGGCGGCGCAGTACGACGACGAGCACCGGCTGCTGCAGCGGACGCGCGGTCGGTATCCGGTGGAGGTGCAGACGGGCACGGACACACGGATGATTGTGCCCTCGCCCCTCACCCTGGAGGGGGCGACGGGCCGCTACCACCTCGGCCTGCAGTGGGGACAGTACCAGCTGTGGGCGTCCGACTCGCCGTCCGAGGGGAAACGGATGGGGCCGAAGCGACGGGTGGCCACCGCCCGTGTCGACTCGCTGGAGCCGCTCCGTGCCGAGGGCCCGGGGGTCGAAATGAGTGACGTGAAGGTGCTCACGCTGCCCGATACGAGTGCGCAATCCCTCGCCCGTCCCGCCGAGCAGGCCACGCCGTACCCGTTCCGCACCCTCACGGGCGATACCCCCCTCCTGCTCTCCTTCGAGCTGTACCACCTCGCCTACGGCGCCGACGACCGAACCCGGTACTCGATCGCCTACGAGGCGAAGGGGGAGACGAAACGCGGCTGGACGAAGCTCTTCCGCGGGACCGACACCCAGCGCACCAGCACCGAGATGACGATGGCGGGCACCGACCGCCGCACGACGGAGGCGATCCTTCTTGACCTGTCCGAGATTCAGCGGGACGAGCCGCAGGACGTGCGGGTCACGGTGCGCGTGACCGACGAGGTCACAGGGGCGACCGTCTCGCGGGACATCGAGTTCGTGCTCCGGCCGCGCGCGGCGGAAGGGACGCAGTGA
- the purL gene encoding phosphoribosylformylglycinamidine synthase subunit PurL, whose product MPDTLPQPPEVDRDLALDHGLTDDEYDEILDRLGRTPTFTELGIYSVMWSEHCSYKNSTALLKTLPTEGDQLLAEVGEENAGLVDVGDGKAVAFKIESHNHPSAVEPYEGAATGVGGIHRDIFTMGARPICALDSLRFGSLEESRVRYLFDGVVRGIGDYGNSFGVPTVGGEVYFEDAYEGNPLVNAMSVGVVDTDQTARAAAETPGHHVILVGAATGRDGIHGATFASAEIDEDSEEDRPSVQVGDPFTEKLLLEATLEAIREGVVGSIQDMGAAGITSSAFEMSASGGTGMDLHLDRVPTRETGMTPYEIMLSESQERMLVVCEPGDEEALAEIYGKWDLNAQRIGTVTDTGRVRAYWDDEEVATLDPAHVAGDDVPVYERDTERPAYLEETRAFNTDDVPDLAPAEVEDTLTTLLGSPNIASKRWVHEQYDTMVRTNTVVGPGASDAAVVRLKGTGKGLAVKTDCNGRYVYLNPRRGAQIAVAEAARNVTCAGGTPVALTNCCNFGNPHNPEAYWAFAKAVEGMGDAGRALDTPVTGGNVSLYNEHPEGAIFPTPTIGMLGVVDDIDTQPTAAALQNEGDALFLLTPRDWCHPERTDGSEYLSTVHDRTAGDAPHLDLDEEVAVQSATQALIREGLVQHAHDVSDGGLAVCLAESVIHSDGLGLEATLPAADRLDAALFGEAQSRVVVSVRPDDALALDAALTDHNGVRARRLGAVTTGPLRLTVGDEPVLDASPAALTAPYEAALPDAVT is encoded by the coding sequence ATGCCCGACACGCTTCCGCAGCCCCCCGAGGTCGATCGGGATCTCGCCCTCGACCACGGCCTCACCGACGACGAGTACGATGAGATCCTGGACCGGCTCGGGCGCACGCCCACCTTCACGGAGCTGGGCATCTACTCGGTGATGTGGAGCGAGCACTGCTCCTACAAGAACTCGACCGCCCTGCTCAAGACCCTCCCCACGGAGGGCGACCAGCTGCTGGCCGAGGTGGGGGAGGAGAACGCGGGCCTCGTGGACGTGGGCGACGGGAAGGCCGTGGCGTTCAAGATCGAGTCGCACAACCACCCCTCCGCCGTCGAGCCGTACGAGGGCGCGGCCACCGGCGTGGGCGGCATCCACCGCGACATCTTCACGATGGGCGCCCGGCCCATCTGCGCGCTCGACTCGCTGCGGTTCGGGTCGCTGGAGGAGTCGCGCGTCCGCTACCTGTTCGACGGCGTGGTGCGGGGCATCGGCGACTACGGCAATTCCTTCGGCGTGCCCACGGTGGGCGGGGAGGTCTACTTCGAGGACGCCTACGAGGGCAACCCGCTCGTCAACGCGATGAGCGTGGGCGTGGTGGACACCGACCAGACGGCCCGCGCCGCGGCCGAGACGCCCGGGCACCACGTGATCCTCGTCGGCGCGGCCACGGGGCGCGACGGCATCCACGGGGCCACCTTCGCCTCCGCCGAAATCGACGAGGACAGCGAGGAGGACCGCCCCAGCGTGCAGGTGGGCGACCCGTTTACCGAGAAGCTGCTCCTGGAGGCCACGCTCGAAGCCATCCGCGAGGGCGTCGTCGGAAGCATTCAGGACATGGGCGCCGCGGGCATCACGAGCTCGGCCTTCGAAATGTCCGCGTCGGGCGGCACGGGGATGGACCTGCACCTCGACCGCGTGCCGACCCGCGAAACGGGCATGACGCCCTACGAGATCATGCTGTCGGAGAGCCAGGAGCGGATGCTCGTGGTCTGCGAGCCGGGCGACGAAGAGGCCCTCGCGGAGATCTACGGCAAGTGGGACCTGAACGCCCAGCGCATCGGCACGGTCACCGATACGGGCCGGGTCCGCGCCTACTGGGACGACGAGGAGGTCGCCACGCTCGATCCGGCCCACGTGGCGGGCGACGACGTGCCCGTCTACGAGCGCGACACCGAGCGCCCCGCCTACCTGGAGGAGACGCGCGCGTTCAACACGGATGACGTGCCGGACCTCGCCCCGGCGGAGGTGGAAGACACCCTCACGACACTCCTCGGCAGCCCCAACATTGCCTCGAAGCGCTGGGTCCACGAGCAGTACGACACGATGGTCCGCACGAACACGGTCGTGGGCCCGGGGGCCAGCGACGCCGCGGTGGTGCGCCTGAAGGGCACCGGCAAGGGCCTCGCCGTGAAGACGGACTGCAACGGCCGCTACGTCTACCTCAACCCCCGGCGCGGCGCCCAGATTGCGGTCGCCGAGGCGGCGCGCAACGTGACCTGCGCCGGCGGCACGCCGGTGGCCCTCACCAACTGCTGCAACTTCGGCAACCCGCACAACCCGGAGGCCTACTGGGCCTTCGCGAAGGCCGTCGAGGGGATGGGGGACGCCGGCCGGGCCCTCGATACGCCGGTGACGGGCGGCAACGTGTCGCTCTACAACGAGCACCCGGAGGGCGCCATCTTCCCCACCCCCACCATCGGCATGCTGGGCGTGGTGGACGACATCGACACCCAGCCCACCGCGGCGGCGCTGCAAAACGAGGGCGACGCGCTGTTCCTGCTCACCCCGCGCGACTGGTGTCACCCCGAGCGGACGGACGGCAGCGAGTACCTGTCGACGGTCCACGACCGCACGGCCGGCGACGCCCCCCACCTCGACCTGGACGAAGAGGTCGCCGTGCAGTCCGCCACGCAGGCCCTCATTCGGGAAGGGCTCGTACAGCATGCCCACGACGTGTCCGACGGGGGACTGGCCGTGTGCCTGGCCGAGTCCGTCATTCACAGCGACGGGCTCGGGCTGGAGGCCACCCTCCCGGCGGCCGACCGCCTCGACGCGGCCCTCTTCGGGGAGGCGCAGTCGCGCGTGGTGGTCTCCGTGCGGCCGGACGACGCTCTTGCCCTCGACGCGGCCCTCACGGACCATAACGGCGTGCGGGCCCGTCGCCTCGGGGCCGTCACGACCGGCCCCCTTCGCCTCACCGTGGGCGACGAGCCCGTCCTCGACGCCTCGCCCGCTGCCCTGACCGCCCCTTACGAGGCGGCCCTCCCTGACGCCGTGACGTGA
- the trxA gene encoding thioredoxin — MAESANVITLTDDNFEDEVIGADQPVLVDFWATWCGPCRQIAPIVEELADEYEGQAKIGKVDVDENPQTAQEYGVRSIPTLLFFKDGEAKEQVVGAAGKQPLKENLEALLGQPA, encoded by the coding sequence ATGGCCGAGAGTGCCAATGTTATCACCCTGACCGACGACAACTTTGAGGACGAAGTCATCGGCGCCGACCAGCCGGTGCTCGTGGACTTTTGGGCCACCTGGTGCGGCCCCTGCCGCCAGATCGCCCCGATCGTTGAGGAGCTGGCCGACGAGTACGAGGGCCAGGCCAAGATCGGCAAGGTCGACGTCGACGAAAACCCGCAGACCGCCCAGGAGTACGGCGTGCGCTCCATCCCGACCCTCCTGTTCTTCAAGGATGGAGAGGCAAAGGAGCAGGTCGTCGGCGCCGCCGGCAAGCAGCCCCTGAAGGAAAACCTGGAGGCCCTCCTCGGCCAGCCGGCGTAG
- the ggt gene encoding gamma-glutamyltransferase: MRRLSPFPLLLCALLLAAPPALAQNGDGGGDRLTGPDFARSPVTAPHGMAATSQPLASQIAVDILKQGGSAVDAAIAANAALGLMEPTGNGLGGDLFAIVYDPETDSTYGLNASGRSPQGLSYDEMQQALGDRDQIPLLGHLPVSVPGTASGWGKLHERFGALPLREDLAPAIEYARDGFPLSQVIAYYWQGNVESFRENSDMLPDSENWKETYLIEGDDGQMRAPEEGEVFRNPDLASTLETIAENGTEAFYQGEIAQTIADYAERTGGYLRMEDLRQHEANWVDPVSVDYRGVEVFELPPNGQGIAALQMLQILKGYDVASMGHNSTDYLHVQAEAKKLAFEDRARFYADPAFADVPVQQLISEEYGAQRRQQIEMDEVLSAPDAGTPRSVTTSGLDPAMRERLNNGDTIYLTVADSSGMMVSLIQSNYAGMGSGLVPDGLGFMLQDRGALFTMEQGHPNVYEPGKRPFHTIIPAFATKDGEPFLSFGVMGGGMQPQGHVQVLSNIVDFGLNVQAAGDAARYRHYGSSSPTGEDMDGRGTLRVESGVSEDVVNALRGRGHSVSVGAGGYGGYQAIRWDPEEEVYWGGTEMRKDGYVVGY, encoded by the coding sequence ATGCGCCGCCTCTCGCCGTTTCCCCTTTTGCTCTGTGCCCTTCTCCTCGCCGCCCCGCCGGCGCTCGCCCAAAACGGCGACGGCGGGGGCGACCGCCTCACGGGGCCGGACTTCGCCCGCAGTCCGGTGACAGCCCCGCACGGCATGGCCGCCACCAGCCAGCCCCTTGCCTCCCAGATCGCGGTCGATATCTTGAAGCAGGGGGGCAGCGCCGTCGACGCGGCCATCGCCGCCAACGCGGCGCTCGGCCTTATGGAGCCGACCGGCAACGGGCTCGGGGGCGACCTCTTCGCCATCGTCTACGATCCAGAGACGGACTCGACGTACGGCCTCAACGCCAGCGGGCGCTCGCCGCAGGGCCTCTCCTACGACGAGATGCAGCAGGCACTGGGCGACCGCGACCAGATTCCGCTGCTCGGCCACCTGCCGGTGAGCGTGCCCGGCACCGCCAGTGGGTGGGGCAAGCTGCACGAGCGGTTTGGGGCGCTGCCCCTCCGCGAAGACCTGGCCCCCGCCATCGAGTACGCCCGGGACGGCTTTCCGCTCTCACAGGTGATCGCCTACTACTGGCAGGGCAACGTGGAGAGCTTCCGCGAGAACAGCGACATGCTGCCGGACAGCGAGAACTGGAAGGAGACCTATCTCATTGAGGGGGACGACGGCCAGATGCGGGCGCCGGAGGAGGGCGAGGTCTTCCGCAATCCGGACCTCGCCAGTACGCTGGAGACGATCGCCGAGAACGGCACGGAGGCCTTCTACCAGGGGGAGATCGCCCAGACCATTGCCGACTACGCCGAGCGCACCGGCGGCTACCTGCGCATGGAGGACCTGCGTCAGCACGAGGCCAACTGGGTCGACCCGGTGTCGGTCGACTACCGGGGCGTGGAGGTCTTCGAACTGCCGCCCAACGGCCAGGGCATCGCCGCGCTGCAGATGCTACAGATCCTGAAGGGCTACGACGTGGCGAGCATGGGCCACAACTCCACCGACTACCTCCACGTGCAGGCGGAGGCCAAGAAGCTTGCCTTTGAGGACCGGGCCCGCTTCTACGCCGACCCCGCCTTCGCCGACGTGCCGGTGCAGCAGCTCATCTCCGAGGAGTACGGCGCGCAGCGGCGGCAGCAGATCGAGATGGACGAGGTGCTGTCCGCCCCGGACGCCGGGACTCCCCGCTCGGTGACGACCTCCGGCCTGGACCCGGCCATGCGCGAGCGCCTCAACAACGGCGACACGATCTACCTGACGGTCGCGGATTCGAGCGGCATGATGGTTTCGCTCATTCAGAGCAACTACGCCGGGATGGGCAGCGGCCTCGTGCCCGACGGCCTCGGCTTCATGCTCCAGGACCGCGGCGCCCTCTTCACGATGGAGCAGGGCCACCCCAACGTCTACGAGCCGGGCAAGCGCCCCTTCCACACCATCATCCCGGCCTTCGCCACGAAGGACGGCGAGCCGTTCCTGAGCTTCGGCGTCATGGGCGGCGGGATGCAGCCGCAGGGCCACGTGCAGGTGCTCAGCAACATCGTCGACTTTGGCCTCAACGTGCAGGCGGCCGGCGACGCGGCGCGCTACCGCCACTACGGCAGCAGCTCGCCGACGGGGGAGGACATGGACGGGCGCGGGACGCTCCGCGTGGAGAGCGGCGTGTCGGAGGACGTGGTGAACGCGCTCCGGGGCCGGGGGCACAGCGTGAGCGTGGGGGCGGGCGGCTACGGGGGCTACCAGGCGATCCGCTGGGACCCGGAGGAGGAGGTCTACTGGGGCGGCACGGAGATGCGGAAGGACGGCTACGTGGTCGGGTACTAG
- a CDS encoding LysM peptidoglycan-binding domain-containing protein, with amino-acid sequence MSARSPLFLLGALALGASLASACTPGSSRSSPPDTTAAATAPEAPEDPSPKRPSVAPSSPTDTASRSVSQRLADASVAARAKQALARHRTLRRFDFSPSAVRGRLVLRGDVDTREQYREAERVAAALDAVRAVANEVTVDGRPVASADPSSAGTAYHTVRRGDTLSEIARRYGVSVQQLRRLNDQTSSLQPGERIRVR; translated from the coding sequence ATGTCTGCCCGCTCGCCTCTTTTTCTTCTCGGGGCCCTCGCCCTCGGTGCCAGTCTCGCGTCCGCCTGCACGCCGGGATCTTCCCGCTCCTCCCCGCCGGACACGACGGCCGCAGCAACTGCCCCCGAGGCCCCGGAGGACCCGTCTCCGAAACGGCCGTCGGTGGCGCCGTCCTCCCCCACCGACACAGCGTCCCGATCGGTGTCGCAGCGACTGGCGGACGCGAGCGTGGCGGCCCGGGCCAAGCAGGCCCTCGCCCGGCACCGAACCCTTCGGCGCTTCGACTTCTCCCCGTCGGCTGTGCGAGGCCGCCTCGTCCTGCGCGGCGATGTCGATACCCGCGAGCAGTACCGCGAGGCCGAGCGCGTGGCTGCGGCCCTGGATGCCGTCCGCGCGGTCGCCAATGAGGTGACCGTGGACGGCCGCCCGGTGGCCAGCGCCGACCCGTCCTCCGCCGGCACGGCCTACCACACCGTTCGGCGCGGAGACACCCTCTCCGAAATCGCCCGCCGGTACGGGGTGTCGGTGCAACAGCTTCGCAGGCTCAACGACCAGACCTCCTCCCTGCAACCGGGCGAGCGCATCCGCGTGCGGTAG
- a CDS encoding glycosyltransferase family 4 protein gives MSPMTNEPGDGPIVFLVPDIHDLQTGGNVFNRRMVAGLRPETSVRVQTWAPDTRPAPELNRPDASLIVVDSLLARHPDALRAVRERTAATPLILLVHYLRCIDPHAPDSDGVADERATLDVVDGAVTTSRYVKQALVGEGPPAERVRVVRPGLGERYRGALPDRPGRGRPRMLTVANLLPEKGLQSFVDVLRALRDRPWTWTLVGDATLDPAYAAGLFRRLRATGLADRVTWTGPIAPEALRTRYDRADLFVLPSRFETCSLSTREAMARGLPVVGRRVGGMPENAGDAPVGALVPPDGPQPLRAALRSLLTDPMARAHRGQAAWRRSRDFPTWTEAAAQFRTALATLRTRAVGAAP, from the coding sequence ATGAGCCCTATGACGAACGAGCCGGGGGACGGACCGATCGTCTTCCTCGTTCCCGACATTCACGACCTGCAGACCGGCGGCAACGTGTTCAACCGGCGGATGGTGGCGGGCCTCCGGCCCGAGACGTCCGTTCGGGTACAGACGTGGGCCCCGGACACTCGTCCGGCCCCGGAGCTGAACCGGCCAGACGCGAGCCTCATCGTGGTGGACAGCCTCCTGGCGCGCCATCCGGACGCGCTGCGGGCCGTTCGGGAGCGCACCGCGGCGACGCCCCTGATTCTGCTCGTGCACTACCTGCGCTGCATCGACCCCCACGCGCCGGACTCGGACGGCGTTGCGGATGAGCGTGCGACCCTGGACGTGGTGGACGGGGCTGTGACGACGAGCCGGTACGTGAAGCAGGCCCTCGTGGGGGAGGGGCCCCCCGCAGAGCGGGTCCGGGTCGTCCGGCCGGGCCTTGGCGAGCGGTACCGCGGGGCCCTGCCCGACCGGCCGGGGCGCGGCAGGCCGCGAATGCTCACGGTGGCCAACCTGCTTCCCGAAAAGGGCCTCCAGTCGTTCGTGGACGTGCTCCGTGCCCTACGAGACCGGCCGTGGACGTGGACGCTGGTCGGGGACGCCACGCTCGATCCGGCGTATGCCGCAGGCCTCTTCCGGCGGCTCCGGGCGACGGGGCTCGCCGACCGGGTTACGTGGACCGGGCCGATCGCGCCCGAGGCGCTCCGCACGCGGTACGACCGGGCGGACCTGTTCGTGCTCCCGTCCCGCTTCGAGACGTGCAGCCTGTCGACCCGCGAGGCGATGGCCCGCGGCCTGCCGGTGGTGGGGCGTCGCGTGGGGGGCATGCCGGAAAACGCCGGGGACGCACCGGTGGGCGCCCTCGTGCCGCCGGACGGCCCGCAGCCGCTCCGGGCCGCGCTGCGGTCGCTTCTCACCGACCCGATGGCGCGGGCGCACCGGGGACAGGCGGCGTGGCGCCGCAGTCGCGACTTTCCGACGTGGACGGAGGCGGCGGCCCAGTTCCGGACGGCCCTCGCCACCCTGCGGACGCGGGCCGTCGGAGCGGCTCCCTGA
- a CDS encoding CDP-alcohol phosphatidyltransferase family protein → MFALVPSFATRLRSTTRIERWSLVNAVAVLLAAVGTVWLRALDPILIVGVAMLGGLVGLERARWTPHGTFGVANGVTALRVGLLGLLAPAASVGPWPLVVLSLLFLGLDGLDGWLARRYHLSSSFGAFFDKETDALFLLLLCGLAAFRGVLPLWIVGAGLLRYGFVVVLFLLPTPRKTESRSSLARYVFGTMAGALLASFLLPPGLSRPLVAVATAALLVSFGRSLWGIVAPQWVLRES, encoded by the coding sequence GTGTTTGCCCTCGTGCCCTCCTTTGCGACACGCCTCCGGTCTACGACGCGCATCGAGCGCTGGTCGCTCGTCAACGCCGTTGCCGTGCTTCTCGCGGCCGTGGGCACCGTGTGGCTCCGGGCCCTCGATCCAATTCTGATCGTGGGCGTGGCGATGCTCGGGGGACTTGTGGGCCTCGAACGGGCCCGGTGGACCCCCCACGGCACATTCGGCGTGGCCAATGGCGTGACCGCGCTTCGGGTGGGCCTACTGGGCCTGCTCGCCCCCGCAGCGTCCGTCGGCCCGTGGCCCCTCGTCGTGCTGAGCCTCCTCTTTTTGGGCCTTGACGGCCTCGACGGATGGCTGGCCCGTCGGTATCATCTCTCCTCGTCGTTCGGGGCGTTCTTCGACAAAGAGACCGACGCCCTCTTTCTGCTTCTGCTCTGTGGCCTCGCGGCGTTCCGGGGCGTCCTCCCGCTCTGGATTGTGGGCGCCGGCCTGCTGCGCTACGGGTTCGTGGTGGTGCTCTTTCTCCTTCCGACGCCCCGGAAGACTGAATCCCGTTCGTCACTCGCCCGGTACGTGTTCGGGACCATGGCCGGGGCGCTCCTCGCGTCGTTCCTTTTGCCCCCGGGCCTGTCACGCCCGCTCGTGGCCGTGGCCACGGCGGCCTTGCTCGTGTCGTTCGGGCGGTCGCTCTGGGGGATCGTTGCTCCGCAGTGGGTGTTGAGGGAATCCTGA